In a genomic window of Amycolatopsis japonica:
- a CDS encoding AAA family ATPase — MERLRLLHLTFIGASVDPATVEFGPKLTLVRGPSDTGKSHIADSLDFMLGGSKLEELPEHDGYDQVLLGVQLPDGTPVTLARSPHGGKFSLFQGDHRAYPLPVDRRSLSAKHSARSTENLSRYLLGKLGLDNKVIRKDRAGNTVSFSVRTLAPLVLVNEIKIQAKTSPISSGQVTDETKEISAFRLLLQGDDDSALTPRESEKDQSRSKAAKSEVIDTLISELREQLRSNETLQQINEQLQRLQGTIATSTASIEQAAEARQQWGHALSNNERLATAARRSLAELETLEARFTLLHKQYTSDLDRLDAVAEAGTLLGYFSPGRCVFCGADPEHQHLNEDCADDTTALAESVREEQLKTTALRGDLVEAIAGLRAERDEKVQRLQAFTDQAAQARTEIARLDNLLNPQETELRDLLTKSSQLERDADAIKRIQRLERLRTEIEEAPKPDKMEQTAGLQRTAVANLSRMIAARLRAWGYQEADTTSYNFDKKDIMSGNQLRSAHGKGVRAILHAAFTISLAQYCFDNDLPHPGFVILDSPLVVYRPPDPNDEPDNSGDILDTTSLSARFFADIQTNFSGQIIILENQNPPDHLESETRDISFTKNADHGRYGLFPHHRS; from the coding sequence ATGGAACGGCTGAGGCTGCTGCACCTGACCTTCATAGGCGCGTCGGTCGACCCCGCCACCGTGGAATTCGGCCCCAAGCTCACCCTCGTCCGCGGACCGTCAGACACGGGGAAGTCCCACATCGCCGACTCCCTCGACTTCATGCTGGGCGGCTCGAAACTCGAGGAACTCCCCGAACACGACGGCTACGACCAAGTGCTGCTCGGCGTGCAGCTGCCCGACGGGACCCCGGTGACACTGGCCCGGAGCCCGCACGGTGGCAAGTTCAGCCTCTTCCAGGGGGATCATCGCGCCTACCCGTTGCCCGTCGACCGCAGGTCATTATCGGCGAAACACAGTGCCAGGAGCACCGAGAATCTCTCGCGCTATCTCCTGGGCAAGCTCGGCCTCGATAACAAGGTCATTCGCAAAGACAGAGCCGGGAACACTGTCTCGTTCTCCGTTCGAACCCTGGCTCCCTTGGTCCTCGTGAACGAAATTAAGATCCAGGCCAAGACCTCACCGATCTCATCGGGGCAGGTGACAGACGAGACCAAAGAGATCTCTGCCTTTCGGCTGCTGTTGCAGGGCGATGACGACTCCGCGCTCACGCCACGCGAATCGGAGAAGGACCAGAGCAGGTCCAAGGCAGCCAAGAGCGAAGTCATCGACACGTTGATTTCCGAGCTGCGCGAACAACTCCGCAGCAACGAGACCCTTCAACAGATCAACGAACAACTCCAGCGCCTACAAGGGACGATTGCCACATCGACGGCGAGCATCGAGCAGGCCGCCGAAGCGAGGCAGCAGTGGGGGCACGCCCTGTCCAACAACGAGCGGCTTGCCACCGCCGCACGGCGAAGCCTGGCCGAACTGGAGACACTCGAGGCGCGCTTCACACTGCTGCATAAGCAGTACACCTCTGACCTAGACCGGCTGGACGCCGTAGCTGAAGCCGGGACACTGCTCGGCTACTTCAGCCCAGGACGTTGTGTGTTCTGCGGCGCCGACCCCGAACACCAGCACCTCAACGAGGACTGCGCCGACGACACAACTGCGCTCGCCGAATCCGTACGCGAAGAACAGCTCAAGACGACCGCGCTCCGCGGGGACCTGGTTGAAGCCATCGCCGGCCTGCGCGCCGAACGCGACGAGAAGGTTCAGAGGCTCCAGGCCTTCACCGACCAAGCAGCCCAAGCACGGACAGAGATCGCGCGGCTGGACAACCTGCTCAATCCCCAGGAAACCGAGCTCCGCGACCTGCTCACTAAATCATCTCAACTGGAACGCGACGCCGACGCCATCAAACGCATTCAGCGCCTCGAAAGACTCCGCACCGAGATCGAAGAGGCGCCGAAGCCTGACAAAATGGAGCAAACAGCGGGTCTGCAACGCACCGCGGTCGCCAACCTCTCCCGCATGATCGCGGCAAGGCTAAGGGCCTGGGGCTACCAGGAAGCCGACACCACCAGCTACAACTTCGACAAAAAAGACATCATGTCCGGCAACCAGCTGCGCTCCGCCCACGGCAAAGGCGTCCGGGCCATCCTGCACGCCGCCTTCACCATCTCGCTCGCCCAATACTGCTTCGACAACGACCTCCCCCACCCCGGCTTCGTCATACTCGACTCCCCCCTCGTCGTCTACCGGCCACCGGACCCGAACGACGAACCCGACAACAGCGGCGACATCCTCGACACCACCAGCCTCTCAGCCCGGTTCTTCGCCGATATCCAGACGAACTTCTCCGGCCAAATCATCATCCTGGAAAACCAGAACCCACCGGACCACCTAGAGTCCGAGACACGGGACATCTCCTTCACCAAAAACGCAGACCACGGTCGCTACGGCTTGTTCCCCCATCATCGATCCTAG
- a CDS encoding ABC-three component system middle component 2 — MRSSLNGPLEYGLRVLVMLTEAYPQQLDINHLVLLDHTVLHTAELGGPPSIHPDHPLHAGELGVRRANVEEGLRVMLRAGLIDMQAPNTGIRYQAGDEAYSFVSGLASSYITELRNRTRWVVERFATMSDEEIRQQTTVIFRRRPADTGFTSSERQAEPWNG, encoded by the coding sequence ATGAGAAGCTCCCTCAACGGTCCGCTCGAATACGGGCTCCGCGTCCTCGTGATGCTGACCGAGGCCTATCCGCAACAGCTGGACATCAATCACCTGGTCCTGCTCGACCACACCGTGCTCCATACCGCCGAACTCGGAGGGCCACCCTCCATCCATCCTGACCATCCCCTGCACGCCGGTGAGCTCGGCGTCCGGCGGGCCAACGTCGAAGAAGGGCTACGAGTCATGCTGCGCGCCGGGCTCATCGACATGCAGGCGCCAAACACCGGCATCCGATACCAAGCCGGAGATGAGGCATACAGCTTCGTCAGCGGACTCGCCTCCAGCTACATCACCGAACTGCGCAACCGCACCCGGTGGGTGGTCGAGCGGTTCGCGACAATGTCCGACGAGGAGATCCGCCAGCAGACTACGGTGATCTTCCGCAGACGCCCCGCTGACACAGGCTTCACCAGCAGCGAGAGGCAGGCAGAGCCATGGAACGGCTGA
- a CDS encoding ABC-three component system protein gives MTTGEQQVDRRIAVSAMPTPADSTLSVALDGPPVPPMARIMSYSPDDWEEFIREWATALNEDYFQIKRLGGAGDKGADIAAFKTHEQFEGPWDCFQAKHYDKPLSFGDAAKEILKVFVSTLEGAYTLPRSYQFLAPRGLSTQLNMLVSKPTALRAKFLDRLVDGDALVKGLDEDAIEAVRTLVTGTAFSMFRSVEVQEALTTHSQTRWHASRFGTSLPERASSESPPEDYSPDETRYLQQLLAVYAERHPGTITTLESVTAVPKMAKNLQRQRVRFFKAESLKAYSAGAVPPGTFEKLQEDIHAGVVDVADADHPNGFAKLNQVMTHVGSLDLSRHKLINVTEIEDRQGVCHQLANDDRLTWVDES, from the coding sequence GTGACCACGGGTGAGCAGCAGGTCGACCGGCGCATCGCCGTCAGCGCCATGCCCACGCCCGCCGACTCGACCCTGTCGGTGGCCTTGGACGGGCCTCCCGTCCCACCTATGGCGCGCATCATGTCGTACTCGCCTGACGACTGGGAAGAGTTCATCCGCGAGTGGGCCACTGCCCTGAACGAAGACTACTTCCAGATCAAGCGCCTCGGCGGAGCGGGCGACAAGGGCGCGGACATCGCCGCGTTCAAGACCCACGAGCAGTTCGAGGGGCCGTGGGATTGCTTCCAGGCCAAGCACTACGACAAGCCGCTTAGCTTCGGTGACGCTGCGAAGGAGATCCTCAAGGTCTTCGTGTCCACTTTGGAGGGGGCATACACCCTTCCCCGCAGCTACCAGTTCCTGGCGCCGAGGGGGCTGTCCACTCAGCTCAACATGCTGGTCAGCAAGCCGACTGCCCTGCGCGCGAAGTTCTTGGACCGGCTCGTCGACGGCGACGCTCTGGTGAAAGGGCTGGACGAAGACGCAATCGAAGCGGTGCGGACGTTGGTGACAGGCACCGCCTTCAGCATGTTCAGGTCGGTGGAGGTGCAAGAGGCGCTGACCACTCACTCCCAGACCCGATGGCATGCCTCCCGGTTCGGCACGTCACTTCCCGAACGCGCTAGCAGCGAGAGCCCGCCGGAGGACTACTCGCCGGACGAGACGCGCTACCTGCAGCAGCTTCTGGCGGTATACGCCGAACGCCACCCAGGCACGATCACCACCTTGGAATCCGTGACCGCCGTCCCGAAGATGGCCAAGAACCTGCAGCGGCAACGGGTGCGATTCTTCAAGGCCGAGTCGCTCAAGGCTTACTCCGCAGGAGCGGTGCCGCCGGGCACCTTCGAGAAGCTTCAAGAGGACATCCACGCAGGGGTGGTCGACGTCGCCGATGCCGACCACCCGAACGGCTTCGCGAAGCTGAACCAGGTGATGACGCACGTGGGCAGCCTCGACCTCAGCCGGCACAAGCTCATCAACGTGACCGAGATCGAAGACCGCCAGGGCGTCTGCCACCAGCTGGCCAACGATGACCGTCTGACGTGGGTGGACGAGTCATGA
- a CDS encoding zinc-ribbon domain-containing protein has product MPSEPKGDRRKVAHALAFVPYEKSIAALFPGLVSEFVRCVKYPDLMPAQLSPNSGLECIWLCPTCEKPWNARPEERTKGRGRVCPTLSCRGQVSFADARPHLVFEFIEFVGKPGRTLHNTPSGSELMCLWRCPVGHPDYPMRLHARAKESESGCPQCGAARAGMARREPKPGRSLADTHLHLVEQFVRNLTSPGSRPDRLSYGSNDRCVWRCPLHHEREIVVKSRARNGCPGCGTAGTSLLELKIAELLIAATGAEVEVDARRAVAKGNKLRIDLHIPAIDLFIDLDPDFTHGPGRLAADLRKNERMADVDYVRIRSTNVPRIPRSIVVAESEPWERPWEWARALGHQVKDRGLSWRDLTDAEQAEAVHRATLRWFQLPGSRPKVSALDAAPHLADEFVVNKDRPGIGLDMLSPGAKDKCRWRCEQQHEWDTKVRDRTKPKGTGCPDCDRARRAHFARERAIAAPGESLADRRPDLVAEFVACLDRPELTEQTMKPAAELLCLWKCARGHRWKALANNRSKPNGTGCPDCHQDERWKNRGLAKPGEALADVRPEIATEFVACIDQPELTKHTLKPHSKYLCSWRCGKCDDTWEARAAARKQPWCESCNSKAGWERRRQASSKESLADARPEIAAEFVACIDRPKLTKHTLTPGSKFLCLWQCGECGHRWEVAAQSRRRPRCRSCNLKKGWELRHRGKNVPVAP; this is encoded by the coding sequence ATGCCCTCAGAACCGAAGGGCGATCGCAGGAAGGTGGCGCACGCGCTCGCGTTCGTCCCCTACGAGAAGTCGATTGCCGCGCTCTTCCCAGGTCTGGTATCCGAGTTCGTCCGGTGTGTGAAGTACCCCGACTTAATGCCGGCCCAGCTCAGTCCGAATTCCGGCCTCGAATGCATCTGGCTGTGCCCGACGTGCGAGAAGCCGTGGAATGCCCGGCCGGAAGAGCGGACGAAGGGGCGCGGGCGCGTGTGTCCGACTCTCTCCTGCCGAGGACAGGTCTCGTTCGCCGACGCCCGTCCACACTTGGTATTTGAGTTCATCGAGTTCGTCGGGAAACCTGGCCGCACCTTGCACAACACTCCTTCTGGGTCTGAGCTGATGTGCCTATGGCGCTGCCCCGTTGGGCATCCTGACTATCCGATGCGGCTCCATGCCCGTGCTAAGGAATCTGAGTCTGGCTGCCCCCAATGCGGAGCTGCGCGCGCGGGGATGGCTCGGCGCGAACCTAAGCCCGGCAGGTCGCTCGCTGATACCCACCTGCATCTGGTCGAACAGTTCGTTCGCAATCTCACCAGCCCCGGCAGCAGGCCGGACCGGCTGAGTTACGGGTCGAACGACAGGTGCGTGTGGCGGTGCCCGCTTCACCACGAGCGCGAAATCGTCGTCAAGAGCCGTGCCAGGAACGGCTGTCCGGGATGTGGCACGGCTGGGACGTCCCTGCTGGAACTGAAGATCGCTGAGTTGCTCATCGCGGCGACCGGGGCAGAGGTCGAAGTCGACGCTCGGCGTGCTGTGGCGAAGGGCAACAAGCTGCGTATCGACCTGCATATCCCGGCGATCGACTTATTCATCGACTTGGATCCCGACTTCACGCACGGACCCGGCAGGCTCGCGGCCGATCTGCGCAAGAACGAGAGAATGGCGGATGTTGACTACGTGCGCATCAGGTCGACGAACGTGCCTCGCATCCCCCGGTCGATCGTGGTCGCCGAAAGCGAGCCCTGGGAGCGACCGTGGGAGTGGGCTCGGGCTCTTGGGCACCAAGTGAAGGACCGCGGGCTGTCGTGGCGGGACCTCACCGATGCGGAGCAGGCCGAAGCGGTCCACCGGGCCACGCTTCGTTGGTTTCAGCTCCCCGGATCCCGGCCGAAGGTATCGGCACTCGACGCCGCACCTCATCTGGCCGACGAGTTCGTCGTCAACAAAGATCGTCCAGGTATTGGGCTCGACATGCTCTCCCCAGGCGCCAAGGACAAGTGCCGGTGGCGGTGCGAACAACAGCATGAATGGGATACGAAGGTCAGGGACCGCACGAAGCCAAAGGGCACCGGGTGTCCCGACTGCGACCGCGCAAGGCGGGCTCACTTCGCTCGTGAGAGGGCCATCGCAGCGCCGGGCGAGTCGCTCGCCGACCGGCGTCCTGATCTGGTGGCCGAGTTCGTTGCGTGTCTGGACCGTCCAGAGTTGACGGAGCAGACGATGAAGCCTGCTGCGGAGCTGCTGTGTTTGTGGAAGTGTGCCCGCGGCCACAGATGGAAAGCACTGGCCAACAACAGGTCAAAACCCAACGGCACAGGATGTCCCGACTGCCACCAGGATGAGAGGTGGAAGAACCGCGGTCTCGCGAAGCCCGGAGAAGCACTTGCCGATGTGCGCCCTGAGATCGCAACCGAGTTCGTCGCCTGCATCGATCAGCCGGAACTGACAAAGCACACGCTCAAACCACACTCGAAGTACTTGTGCTCGTGGCGATGCGGCAAGTGTGACGACACGTGGGAAGCGAGAGCGGCGGCTCGCAAGCAACCATGGTGCGAGTCGTGCAATTCGAAGGCGGGGTGGGAGCGGAGACGTCAGGCCAGTTCTAAAGAGAGTCTCGCTGATGCGCGCCCTGAGATCGCGGCCGAGTTCGTCGCTTGCATCGATCGACCGAAACTGACGAAGCACACGCTAACACCAGGATCGAAGTTTTTATGTTTGTGGCAGTGCGGTGAGTGTGGCCACCGATGGGAGGTGGCAGCGCAGAGCCGTAGGCGGCCACGATGCCGTTCATGCAACTTGAAGAAGGGGTGGGAGTTGAGGCATCGGGGTAAAAACGTGCCTGTGGCACCGTGA
- a CDS encoding tetratricopeptide repeat-containing protein kinase family protein — translation MKEQVRVLRNDGGQQPVAEPGPGVGLPLRDCVPSQFELFPLRGAADRREGSPDLPTYLTRDVDAELRAAVARAAAGSSVMVTLVSDLVAGKKRAAWECLWQSKDENGRLLMRDWAIWPAVSPSSAEALIEAARSARPRTVYFLPGLDRYFGGPDLAVGDTVARVLRETLNDPSRVPILVLATIRMGPLRDLKSACVKFPHAKLLVESSEIKVPDEFNPEEMARALSSEDPRVADSAILAEADRYVVQHMVDVHDLQTRFEKADILEETILKCAIKLRRFGNDVWLTRGLLEKCAGALLHDKVQHFAGDDRFDKAFAELERRGRGEASMIIKCDETVSRDDLATRYRLDSYLERRHVLDATDPVTVEPQLFPILVDEADTTSRVPLARECRKRGLLYWAMRFYLRASDDGDRSARLELADMLRQADRINDALEQYQPLIDGGDRDAITLSAEMLIAADRNLDAIDLLKGLTKNGNRKATVLTARAREHLKQRSEMLRLYRKLAEDGHAEEAAMVADMTVGAATDSERSKVIDDTVEWLMGLADKCGPKIVEHAIELLVDGKQVEVAMDRLERYARTGKNYAWLIGAEILFSHGRVEDALDWCREAVKCKASHASKFAANINAQLGFSEAAMRHALAAVEAGSPEALTKLGNVHAAKGLTKHALDCYENAAKAGDRQALARAAELAAMKGWSDRAFDYHRQAQRKNCAPPPSTIAVALCEAGQISDAFAWYFKTLPDVSNPDIIIPLSDVFLARENEASLCWDTVDLALSNYVKLVSMSRPQAISWLAEGILRAGEEEVHASANQYDGAIGANAVSSRKLLVAADLLNDAAIHGDPAARTKLVKLLFRLNRHAEAYRHLDTLRRTTKTNVDVDMAIALAGQGKSNEAIAELWSLLKKADFNAVTPVARSLMRYGHKEEAIDFLEKGVEHGDIESHISLGDHKRLQRRYVDALDLYLFALLHAHPEATARIDTLFAFNRDHHAQRDLQRYGITLAAQIADPWSVDADAPKSRQP, via the coding sequence ATGAAGGAGCAGGTAAGAGTGCTACGCAACGATGGCGGCCAGCAACCGGTAGCTGAGCCAGGTCCTGGCGTCGGCTTGCCGCTCCGCGACTGCGTGCCGAGCCAGTTCGAGCTCTTCCCGCTTCGAGGAGCTGCAGACCGGCGCGAGGGCTCGCCGGATTTGCCCACCTACCTTACGCGCGACGTCGACGCCGAACTCCGTGCCGCGGTTGCCCGTGCTGCGGCAGGGTCAAGTGTCATGGTGACCCTGGTGAGTGACCTTGTCGCAGGGAAGAAGCGAGCAGCGTGGGAGTGTCTCTGGCAGTCGAAAGACGAGAACGGGAGACTGCTGATGCGGGACTGGGCAATATGGCCGGCGGTCAGCCCGAGCAGCGCCGAGGCTCTGATTGAGGCAGCCAGGTCGGCACGGCCCCGAACGGTTTACTTCCTGCCAGGACTCGACCGATATTTTGGCGGCCCGGACCTAGCGGTCGGCGATACGGTCGCTCGGGTATTGCGGGAGACGCTCAACGATCCCTCACGTGTGCCAATCTTGGTACTCGCAACAATTCGTATGGGACCTTTACGGGACCTGAAGTCGGCCTGCGTCAAGTTTCCACATGCCAAGCTGCTTGTTGAAAGCAGCGAGATCAAGGTGCCCGACGAGTTCAACCCTGAGGAAATGGCTCGGGCGTTGAGCTCAGAAGACCCCCGGGTCGCGGACAGTGCGATACTGGCGGAAGCAGATCGGTACGTCGTTCAACACATGGTGGACGTTCACGATCTCCAGACCCGTTTCGAGAAGGCCGACATCTTAGAAGAAACGATCTTGAAGTGTGCTATCAAACTTAGGCGTTTCGGCAATGATGTCTGGCTGACGCGTGGCTTGCTGGAAAAATGCGCGGGCGCACTTCTGCATGATAAGGTTCAGCATTTCGCGGGGGATGACCGGTTCGATAAGGCGTTCGCGGAACTGGAGCGCCGGGGCCGCGGGGAAGCGAGCATGATCATAAAATGTGACGAAACCGTCAGCCGGGACGATCTTGCCACCCGATATCGACTTGATAGCTACCTTGAACGAAGGCATGTTCTCGACGCGACCGATCCGGTTACGGTGGAACCGCAACTGTTCCCTATCCTGGTTGACGAAGCCGACACAACAAGCCGCGTGCCACTGGCTCGGGAGTGTCGCAAGCGTGGCCTACTGTACTGGGCGATGCGCTTCTACCTCCGCGCATCGGACGACGGCGACCGGTCTGCCCGCTTGGAGTTGGCGGACATGCTTCGCCAGGCGGATCGTATCAATGACGCACTTGAACAGTACCAGCCTTTGATAGATGGAGGCGACCGTGACGCGATAACCCTCTCGGCGGAAATGCTCATTGCAGCGGATCGAAATCTGGACGCCATCGATCTACTAAAAGGTCTGACGAAGAATGGAAATCGCAAGGCGACGGTGCTGACCGCAAGGGCCAGGGAGCACCTGAAGCAACGCAGCGAGATGCTGCGCCTATACCGCAAACTTGCCGAAGATGGTCACGCCGAAGAAGCAGCTATGGTGGCAGACATGACGGTCGGCGCAGCCACGGACTCTGAGCGATCGAAAGTCATCGATGATACCGTTGAATGGCTGATGGGACTTGCCGATAAATGCGGGCCGAAGATTGTCGAACACGCGATTGAACTACTTGTGGATGGCAAGCAGGTAGAGGTCGCTATGGACCGACTCGAACGCTATGCGAGGACGGGAAAGAACTACGCCTGGCTGATCGGGGCCGAGATTTTGTTCTCGCACGGTCGAGTCGAAGATGCTCTGGACTGGTGTAGGGAAGCTGTAAAGTGCAAGGCATCTCACGCTTCCAAGTTCGCGGCGAATATCAATGCCCAGCTCGGATTCTCCGAGGCGGCTATGAGACACGCGTTAGCGGCGGTCGAAGCGGGGAGTCCAGAAGCTCTCACAAAACTAGGAAACGTCCACGCCGCTAAGGGATTGACCAAACATGCCCTTGACTGCTATGAGAATGCCGCCAAGGCAGGGGATAGGCAAGCACTGGCCAGGGCGGCCGAGCTGGCTGCAATGAAGGGCTGGAGCGACAGAGCATTCGACTACCATCGTCAGGCGCAGCGAAAGAACTGTGCTCCACCGCCTTCGACGATCGCAGTTGCCTTATGCGAGGCCGGTCAAATCTCCGACGCGTTCGCGTGGTACTTCAAAACATTGCCTGACGTTTCGAATCCGGACATCATAATCCCACTTTCGGACGTATTTCTTGCAAGGGAAAATGAAGCCTCACTTTGCTGGGACACTGTGGACCTTGCTTTGTCGAATTATGTCAAACTGGTCTCAATGTCGCGACCTCAGGCAATCTCCTGGCTCGCCGAAGGAATCCTGCGCGCAGGCGAGGAAGAGGTCCACGCCTCGGCGAACCAGTATGACGGAGCGATCGGGGCAAACGCAGTGTCATCCCGAAAGCTCCTCGTCGCCGCAGACCTCCTTAACGATGCGGCTATACACGGAGACCCTGCGGCGCGAACGAAACTGGTAAAATTGCTATTTCGACTCAATCGACATGCTGAAGCATATCGACATCTCGACACCCTGAGAAGGACAACCAAAACTAACGTCGATGTTGACATGGCAATTGCTCTTGCTGGACAAGGGAAGTCCAACGAAGCAATAGCCGAGCTGTGGAGCCTGTTGAAAAAAGCAGATTTTAATGCAGTTACTCCGGTCGCAAGGTCGTTGATGCGTTACGGCCATAAGGAGGAGGCTATCGACTTCCTCGAGAAAGGTGTAGAGCATGGCGATATCGAGTCTCACATTAGCCTCGGCGACCATAAGCGCCTACAGCGCCGCTACGTCGACGCGCTCGATCTATACCTGTTCGCTCTTCTGCATGCGCATCCAGAAGCGACAGCTAGAATCGACACATTGTTCGCGTTTAACAGAGATCATCACGCCCAGCGCGATCTGCAGCGGTACGGTATCACGCTCGCGGCACAGATCGCGGATCCATGGTCGGTCGACGCTGACGCGCCCAAATCCCGGCAACCCTAG
- a CDS encoding ATP-dependent DNA ligase — protein sequence MARDAARSERSRVPAFIEPMLASQARKELPDDPRYASEWKWDGYQAVMRVATDGTMRLTSRNDKDFTGRLPILGDAMGDALEGRQAVLDGEIVALDDHGRPDFGLLQNYATSDDVSVAYFVFDVLLLGGQRLLDEPYERRRAVLEGIEVPDKNLVAITPSYSHADLSASGMSPADLLDVAKDRGLEGLVVKAIQSTYVPGRRSPEWIKHPLIQTIEVVVCGWR from the coding sequence ATGGCACGAGACGCCGCAAGGAGTGAGCGTTCGCGGGTGCCGGCGTTCATCGAGCCTATGCTCGCGAGCCAGGCGCGGAAGGAGCTTCCGGACGATCCGCGGTACGCCTCCGAGTGGAAGTGGGACGGCTACCAGGCGGTAATGAGGGTCGCCACCGACGGGACGATGAGGCTGACCAGCCGCAACGACAAGGACTTCACCGGCAGACTCCCGATCCTCGGCGATGCTATGGGCGACGCGCTGGAGGGCCGCCAGGCGGTGCTCGACGGCGAGATCGTCGCGCTGGACGACCACGGCCGCCCGGATTTCGGTCTGCTGCAGAACTACGCCACCAGCGACGATGTGTCTGTGGCGTACTTCGTCTTCGACGTTCTGCTGCTCGGCGGTCAGCGGCTGCTGGACGAACCGTATGAGCGGCGGCGGGCGGTGTTGGAGGGGATCGAGGTGCCGGACAAGAACCTCGTCGCGATCACCCCGTCCTACAGCCACGCCGACCTCTCGGCATCCGGCATGTCCCCGGCTGATCTGCTCGACGTCGCGAAGGACCGCGGCCTCGAAGGCCTGGTAGTGAAGGCGATCCAGTCGACGTACGTCCCTGGGCGCCGGTCTCCTGAGTGGATCAAACACCCTTTGATCCAGACCATCGAGGTCGTGGTGTGCGGGTGGCGTTAA
- a CDS encoding site-specific integrase, producing the protein MGCVPRESSRLDTMDWYRNPQAPELGRFGNLEVRWGKASRGSPPRRRTVHTVMPWIVEVVDDWLTNIRPRYGFPDHPAVWLTERGGRIGSRHIEQRFADYRRALGLDETLVPHCLRHSHVTHQIEDGVDPVFVQQQVGHRYASTTAIYTGVSGDFMNTMMTNAIGKALSAEETNAW; encoded by the coding sequence ATGGGCTGCGTGCCACGGGAGTCGTCGCGTTTGGACACTATGGACTGGTACCGCAATCCCCAGGCTCCGGAGCTGGGGCGGTTCGGGAATCTCGAAGTGCGGTGGGGAAAGGCGTCGAGAGGAAGCCCGCCGCGGCGGCGCACGGTGCACACGGTCATGCCGTGGATCGTCGAGGTCGTCGACGATTGGCTGACGAACATCCGGCCGCGGTACGGGTTTCCGGATCATCCGGCGGTGTGGCTGACCGAACGGGGCGGCCGGATCGGATCCCGGCATATCGAGCAGCGGTTCGCCGACTACCGCAGGGCGCTGGGTCTGGACGAGACACTGGTCCCGCATTGTCTGCGGCATTCGCATGTGACGCACCAGATCGAGGACGGCGTGGATCCGGTGTTCGTGCAGCAGCAGGTAGGTCACCGCTACGCGTCGACCACCGCGATCTACACGGGAGTCAGTGGCGACTTCATGAACACGATGATGACGAACGCGATCGGCAAGGCCTTAAGCGCGGAGGAGACGAACGCATGGTGA
- a CDS encoding helix-turn-helix domain-containing protein: MVSAKLDYTWNLRELMARQGMFQTTHLRPKLAERGIVLSDSQVYRLVADKPERLSLKTLVALVDILGCGMEDLIEPTVAAPSLRRSTAVGADDDAGVGDFRPKRARIAPDRS, translated from the coding sequence ATGGTGAGCGCGAAGCTGGACTACACGTGGAATCTGCGTGAGCTGATGGCACGGCAGGGAATGTTCCAGACCACCCACCTGCGGCCGAAGCTCGCGGAACGGGGCATCGTCCTCTCCGACAGCCAGGTCTATCGGCTGGTCGCGGACAAGCCCGAACGGCTGAGTCTGAAGACGCTGGTGGCGTTGGTCGACATCCTCGGCTGCGGGATGGAGGATCTGATCGAGCCGACCGTCGCCGCGCCGTCCCTCCGACGCAGCACAGCGGTCGGAGCGGATGACGACGCCGGGGTCGGTGACTTCCGGCCCAAGCGGGCCAGAATCGCCCCGGATCGCTCGTGA